From the genome of Erythrobacter litoralis, one region includes:
- a CDS encoding integration host factor subunit beta, whose protein sequence is MIRSELLQALHKDNPELRAEEVEQVVDIFFDEIAQRLAEGGRVELRGFGAFSTRERQARTGRNPRTGETVEVPAKRVPYFKAGKEIRKRLNGE, encoded by the coding sequence ATGATCAGATCCGAATTGCTGCAGGCACTTCACAAGGACAATCCCGAACTGCGCGCCGAAGAGGTCGAGCAGGTCGTCGACATCTTCTTCGATGAAATTGCCCAGCGCCTGGCCGAAGGGGGGCGGGTCGAACTGCGCGGTTTCGGCGCGTTCTCCACCCGCGAAAGGCAGGCCCGCACCGGGCGCAATCCGCGCACCGGCGAAACGGTCGAGGTGCCGGCCAAGCGCGTGCCCTATTTCAAGGCGGGCAAGGAAATCCGCAAGCGCCTGAACGGCGAATAG
- a CDS encoding cation:proton antiporter — protein MAGDTVHDAHSVVATIQPAIALIGLGIIAALASRAVRLNPIVGYIALGLVIGALGYREAFGGPVVAAMAEAGIMFLLFNLGLHFSLGRIREEAANIFGFGSLQMLVAGGAFIALFLAFGLPTEFAVIGGFAMGLSSTAVVIGLVRERGQEDCPVGRASQSILIFQDIAAILLLIAAGALGSGGAVLPALGLAGVKALAAFAIAVLFARYLTEPLFRLIGRLGSSEVFTATALFLALAAGWAAGISGLSLTLGAFLGGMAVADSPWRLMVQSEIEAFRGLFLSFFFISVGLMIDPAVLSANWALVLAAAAGLVAIKCAFNVLAALANRWSVPGSVQLGFLLGQGSEFALVLFAVPTVAGLVEERLIAILITAIAISLAVTPAVSALGRRLAGKLRTGPPDAKLGGDDAPVVLIGLTSAGRAVADALGQEEIGYLALEADHDRFELARADGYPVHRVNPADPRSWDALGMGRREMVVVASGNVAASRALTPLVQERFPGIARVIALPDAAMQEEFSALGMVPVDSTGDEGADRLVEAVFAGLGRERRHGRDEAGADTPAALAA, from the coding sequence ATGGCGGGCGATACGGTTCACGATGCACATTCGGTGGTGGCGACGATCCAGCCGGCGATCGCGCTGATCGGATTGGGCATAATCGCCGCGCTCGCCTCGCGCGCTGTGCGGCTCAATCCGATCGTCGGCTACATCGCGCTCGGCCTCGTCATCGGGGCGCTCGGCTATCGCGAGGCGTTCGGCGGGCCGGTCGTCGCCGCCATGGCCGAGGCGGGGATCATGTTCCTGCTGTTCAACCTGGGCCTGCATTTCTCGTTGGGACGGATCCGCGAGGAAGCGGCCAACATCTTCGGCTTCGGCAGCCTCCAGATGCTGGTTGCGGGCGGGGCCTTCATCGCACTGTTCCTGGCGTTCGGCCTGCCGACCGAATTTGCGGTGATCGGCGGCTTTGCGATGGGTCTGTCCTCGACCGCGGTGGTGATCGGCCTCGTGCGCGAACGGGGGCAGGAGGATTGCCCGGTCGGGCGCGCCTCGCAGTCGATCCTGATCTTTCAGGACATCGCCGCGATCCTGCTGCTGATCGCCGCGGGCGCGCTGGGGAGCGGCGGGGCGGTGCTGCCCGCATTGGGTCTTGCCGGGGTAAAGGCGCTCGCCGCCTTCGCCATCGCCGTGCTGTTCGCGCGCTATCTGACCGAGCCCCTGTTCCGCCTGATCGGGCGGCTGGGTTCGAGCGAGGTGTTCACCGCGACCGCCCTGTTCCTGGCGCTCGCGGCGGGATGGGCGGCGGGGATTTCGGGCCTCTCGCTGACATTGGGCGCGTTTCTCGGCGGCATGGCGGTGGCGGATTCGCCATGGCGGCTCATGGTGCAGAGCGAGATCGAGGCGTTTCGCGGGCTGTTTCTCAGTTTCTTCTTCATCTCGGTCGGGCTGATGATCGATCCCGCCGTGCTTTCGGCCAACTGGGCGCTGGTGCTGGCGGCGGCGGCAGGGCTGGTCGCGATCAAATGCGCGTTCAATGTCCTTGCCGCTCTCGCCAATCGCTGGTCGGTGCCGGGATCGGTGCAACTGGGCTTCCTGCTCGGCCAGGGGAGCGAGTTCGCGCTCGTCCTGTTCGCGGTTCCTACTGTCGCCGGGCTGGTCGAGGAGCGGCTGATCGCTATCCTCATCACCGCCATCGCGATCAGCCTTGCGGTCACCCCGGCGGTTTCCGCGCTGGGGCGAAGGCTCGCGGGGAAACTGCGGACCGGCCCGCCCGATGCCAAGCTTGGCGGAGACGATGCGCCGGTCGTGCTGATCGGGCTGACCAGCGCGGGCCGCGCGGTGGCCGATGCGCTGGGGCAGGAGGAGATCGGCTATCTCGCGCTCGAGGCCGATCATGACCGCTTCGAGCTCGCCCGCGCCGACGGCTATCCGGTCCACCGCGTCAACCCGGCCGATCCGCGCAGCTGGGACGCGCTCGGCATGGGGCGGCGCGAGATGGTGGTGGTGGCGAGCGGCAATGTCGCCGCCTCGCGCGCGCTCACCCCGCTGGTGCAGGAACGCTTTCCGGGAATCGCGCGGGTGATCGCGCTGCCGGATGCAGCGATGCAGGAGGAATTCTCGGCGCTCGGCATGGTCCCGGTGGACAGTACGGGCGACGAGGGCGCGGACCGGCTGGTCGAAGCTGTCTTCGCCGGTCTGGGACGCGAGCGGCGGCACGGCCGGGACGAAGCGGGCGCAGACACGCCCGCCGCGCTGGCGGCCTGA